The Phormidium sp. PBR-2020 DNA segment AATCACCGCATCATGTTCTTTCTCGGTGTAACTCTCATAATGCTTTAAGAGATTCTTATAGACATCCCGCAACTGAGCCACGACCTCGTCATCCGTGGGGGCCTTCTCAGCGGCGATGGCGATGCGTTCCTCGGCGTCCAACTCCGGCAAACTCCGTTCACCGTAGGTCTTCACCGCGTTATCCACCATCTCCTTCAGTTGCTTCTCCAACTCAGGCGTGAGTTCCACGGGGAAAATCTGCGGCGAGGCTTTCCAGGTTTTGGGTTTAGCCACCGTATCAAAGCCTTTCCCCTTACTGCGGCTGCGACTGGCTAAGGCTTTCGGTTGGGCAAAACTGCTTTCATCCTCCGGCTTCACCAACCGGGGCATAAAATACTCCCGCAACTTCAAACGGGCCATATAGTCCGCGTTCCCGCCGAGGATAATGTCCGTCCCCCGTCCCGCCATGTTCGTGGCAATGGTGACTGTCCCACCTCGTCCGGCTTGGGCGACAATCTCCGATTCCCGTTCTACGTTCTCTGGCTTGGCGTTGAGGAGATTATGGGGAACCTGCAACTGACTCAACAGTTTGGACAGAACCTCCGATTTTTCCACACTGGTGGTTCCCACCAACACCGGCCGGCCGGCCTCATGTTTTTCGGCACATTCTTTTGCAACCGCTTCCCACTTAGCCGGTTCTGTCTTATAGACAACATCAGCCAAATCTCGCCGCAGCAAGGGACGATTTGTGGGAATGACCGTCACCCGCAACTTATAGATTTTCTCAAATTCCGACTCTTCCGTTTTCGCCGTTCCCGTCATCCCGGCTAACTTGGGATAGAGCAGGAAGAAGTTTTGATAGGTAATGGTCGCCAGGGTTTGGGTTTCCGGCTGAATTTCTAGATGTTCTTTGGCTTCAATGGCTTGGTGAAGTCCATCACTCCAGCGTCGTCCCGGCATCACCCGTCCGGTGAACTCATCCACAATCACCACATCGCCATCGCGGATGATGTAGTTAACATCCTTAACAAAGAGTTCCTTCGCTTTAACGGCGTTGAAAATATAATGGGCCCAGGGGTCTTCCGGGTCATATAAATCCGTCATCCCCAGTAGTTCTTCCGCCCGGGCAAAGCCTTCATCAGACAGCAGCACATTCCGGGCCTTTTCGTCGACCTCATAATCTTGAGGTTCGTCCTCCGTCCCCCGCATTAACTGGGCCGCCACTTCTGCCGCGCGGCGGTATTTCTCACTGGGCCGTTCCACCTGGCCGGAGATAATCAGGGGGGTGCGGGCCTCGTCAATCAGAACCGAGTCCACCTCGTCGATGACGCAGTAGTTAAAGGGCCGTTGCACCACTTCCTCAATGGAGGTGGCCATGTTGTCCCGCAGATAGTCGAAGCCTAACTCGGAGTTGGTGCAATAGGTGATATCGCAGTTATAGTTTTTGCGCCGTTCATCGGGGGTCATTCCCTGTTGAATTAGCCCCACCGACAGGCCCAGGAAGCGGTGAACTTGTCCCATCCACTCCGCATCCCGGCGGGCCAGGTAGTCGTTGACGGTGACGACGTGAACCCCTTTGCCACTAATGGCGTTGAGATAGGCGGGAAGGGTGGAGACGAGGGTTTTCCCTTCCCCGGTTTTCATTTCGGCAATTTCGCCACTGTGGAGGACGATTCCCCCCAGAACTTGCACATCGAAGTGGCGCATTCCCAGTACCCGGCGGGAGGCTTCGCGCACCACCGCAAAGGCTTCTGGGAGAATTTCATCGAGGATTTCATCTTCCTCTTCCCGCGATCGCGCCTTGGACAACGTTTCCCGAAACTCAGCGGTCTTGGCCACCAACTCCTCATCAGTCAAGGGTTGGATATCTGGCTCAAGAACCTTCACATCCGCCACAAGCGGCTCAATTTTCTTGAGTTTCCGGGTATTGGGGTCGCCGAACAGTCGTTTAAGCATAGGAGGAGCGGGAAGCGTCTATAACAAGAGTTGGCGATCGCACGCTTGGGGTTGAAAGCGTCGGCATCGCGTTCAGTCAATGGATTGAAACACTGTATTTATGTTAATCCTACCACTGCACCCCGACTACTGAACGGGGGTGGAATCCCCCTTGATGAGGACGGGATGATCTAAACAGGGAAAGTTAATCACATCGGCGGGAGTTTGCCGGGAGGGGTTAATATTGGGGTCAACCACACCTGCCACACGCAGGGCCTTAGTGACGAGTTCGGAACAAAACAGCCGTGATAAGTCTTCTCGGCCGGAGAGTCCTAACCGTTCCCAGAGTTTAATCCCCGCCCCCACTACTTGGATATTGTCGTAAGGGACACGCTGACTATGGGTTTCTCGTAACCAGGCTTCCATTTTAGATCGGCCGTCGGGGGATAGGGGTTCTTTGAGAGGAAGCCACCACACCGAGCCATCGTACATGAGGGTGCGTTTGGAGAGCCAGTTCATCTGCACGCCTTTGATGAGTTCTTTGCCTCCTTTGGAGGCCACCTGGTGGCTGGTTTCGGTAGTGGCTTCCACCACTAGCACACTATCGCCGAAGCCTCCCCCCATGCTGGCGGTGAGGACGATTCCTACATGGGAGTACATGGAACCTGTCCCCCACTTGATTACGTCGGAGAAGCCAGTGTTACCCGAAAAGCCAATCACATCTCCGGTTTTCATTTGGGGACGATGTTGTTCATAGCGAGCCAAGATGCTTTCCCGGCGAAAGGCGTTGCCAAAGGCTGCTCCAATTCCCATTGATGAGATCCTCTGTTGGTCGTTTCTCCCGATGATACCTTAGGGGGGAAGGCAAGAGGCAAGAGACAAGAGGCAAGAGGGGGGGAGAAGGCAGTAGGCACAAGATAAAGACGTAGGGGCGTACCCTTGTGGTCGGTGAGCGATAGCCGAACCGTGGTCGCCCTAGGCAGTAGGCAGTAGGCACGCTAGCAATAGGCAACAGGTCGGGTCGCTCTCTTCCGGTAGAGGGGTTAAAACAGGATCGCAGTGGTGCGATCGCAATTTGGAGGATAATCATGAACCGATTAACCAAAACCTTAACATCCAAGAAAAACCCAGACCAACGTCGAAACTGGCGTTATCCTTTGTCTCTCCTGTTATTGGGGACTGTTTTGGCAACGGGGGCGATCGCCGCTCGAAGGTTTGGGACCTCAGGACGACGGGGGTTTAGTGGGAGTGATGGACGCAGTGGGGAATCGGGAGCGAATCAAACTCTGATTGTCGATGGCCAGCCGAAATCTCTGCAATTGATGGGAGATTCAGGACGTGATGGCCGGGATGGCGGCCATGGTGGGGATGCACGGAACTGTTCTCAACCGAGTGGAGTGAGCCATAATTTGCGTGGGGCCAGTGGCGGCGATGGCGGCGATGGCGGCGATGGTGGCGATGGCGGCGATGGCGGCCATGTCAAACTCTATTATCAGGAGTTGGAGCAGTTACGGGAGATTTATGTGGATGCTCGACCCGGCCAAGGCGGCTATGGGGGCTATGGCGGTCATGGGGGCCGGGGCTGTTCCTGTCGCCGTCGCAGTTGGACGGTAAACGATCGCCGCTATCACTGTACCAGTGGCAGTTGGGGACGCCGGGGACGCAATGGCCGCACAGGAGAGGATGGAACCCTGGGCCGTTTGCGGATTGTGGAGGGAACCACGCCCCTGGAGCCGGAACAGCCCTCTGCTAAGCTGCGATTGTCCGAGTTCGGCGATCGCCCTTTGGACTTATCTAAACATGTGTGGGTCCGTCGCGGTGGGGCCCGGTCTTTGTTAGCCTCGGGATCGGTGGTGGCAGACGAGTATGAGGAATTTGTGGACCGTCTGGAGCGAGCGGTGGCCCTAGACTGGGGGAGCGATCGCCCTCAGTCAGACTTTTCGGATCTGGAGGTGACAGTCACGTTAACGGATCAGGACTCCGTTGAGGCCGATTTTCCCGAGGATCTTTGGGTTCAAGGTTCCATCTTGGAGGAGGAGGGGTTAACGACCTATCAGATCGATCATATTTTGCGGGGAGAAGAAGCCACAGAATTGGCGATCGCCGATGCCAATCGTAATCCTCGTGATTTCAACATTGCCCTGGTAGATACGGCGCAACAATCGGAGATTTTAGAGACTGACTTTGCCGTTAAGATTCGCTCAACGGGGTCACGGGTGGGGCTTCGTCATATTCGGGATTATCAAACTCGCTATGAGGGAGAGATTCCCGGTCATTTGGTCTCCCGAGATCATAACCGCTTTGTCTTGGATTTATCCGGGCTTCCTCTAGAAATGCGGAATTTTCCCTCTCGGGCCCAGGTAGAGGTGGAACTGATAATTACTCGCCGTCTGGGAGACCATGAGGCGGAACAAACGGTTCTTTGGCAGGGAGAATTAGATTGATGGTTGATGAAAGACCATCAATCATTGTTGGGACCCCACCTCTACCCACTGCGCGGCGATGAATGAACAAAGAGTGCAGGCGTATACTCTCCCTGATTCAACTACTGTCCCTGATTCAACAACTCCTAGACTGTCCCAGTGGGGAGGGTCAGGGGGCGATCGCCCAATAATCAATCAATATAGTTTCAGACGATGAGGTGATGATAAATGCAAGCCATTAATATCCAAATTCCCATTGAATTAATTGAGCAAGGGGAGACGGCAGTTTTAGAAAAAATTGCCATACAGCTTTATGAAAACCAGATATTTACCTTTGGTCAAGCCCGTCGGTTATTGAATTATTCAGTGTGGGAATTTCAAAAACTGTTGGGAGAAAATCATGTGGTTCGGCAATACGATCAAGAGGATTTAGCAGAAGATATTGAAGGGATTAAATCAGGATTGTGGGATGGTTGAAATTATTTGTAATGCTACTGATTAACTTTGCTAGTATTCGCCGCTTAGATATCTTAAAATCCTTGTTTACGGAGATAGTCATTCCCCAATCGGTTTACTCAGACACCGTTGAATCAGGATTTCCTAACTCTGAAACCATTTTGAAGGGAATTGAAGCGGGTTGGCTTAACGTCAAGCCAGTGGAGGAGATCCCAGAATCCATATCCTTTGCAGGCTTATTTATCCCTGATTCAAGAACCGTTAATTGACCAGTTTTCGATAGAGAGTTCTTGGATAATGCCAAAATTCAGACTCGTTGCACGTGAGGAGGGTGGCATTTTGAACCAAAGAAATGGCAGCAATTTTCAAGTCCATATTGCCTAAACGGCGATAAGCTTTGCGGAGGCGCTGATGCTCAATTGCGGCAGGATAATCGTAACTATTCAGGGGGTAGAGGGAGGAGAGAAACTGGCTCAGAACGCAAAACCTGAATCAAGAACTCCAACAGGGGGCGTTCCTGCAACCGTAAAGACGTAACCACCGTCAGCAAGCGTTCGACAAACTCACTGCCCGCACGAGACCAGGAGCCATAACTCAAGTCACGCCAAATGACCGCCGTGCGTAAAGCGCGCTCGGCTGCATTGTTGGTCGGCTCAACGGATTCGACCTCAACAAACGTCCACAAGGCCGGTTCAACCTTTAAAATTTCCTGGCAGGTGCGTGCGGTTCGGGCCAAGGGCGTTTGCTCTCGGCTCGAATCACAAAGGCTAGCCGCTTCAGTGAGCAACTGGTGAACCCTTTGACGCAGCCGTGCCACGGCCGCCTCGAATAACTCTCTTGATAAGGTTCCATCTCGCACTCGGTGCCACCAACGGAACAGGCGCTGAGCTTGTTTAAGCAGAGCTTCACCAATCTCTTTGGAGACCCCACGGCGTTGAGCTATGCGTTGCAAGTCTCGTATCAAGTGGGCCCAACACACTTGCCGTTGCTCAACCGGATATTGCTTGTAGACCCCATACCGGTCACTGGTAACTACACCCGCAAAATTCTTTCCTAATAGAGCTTCGAGGCTCCCGCGACTCCGGCTGAGGCTTACTTGATAGACCGCTACTTGGCAGGCCACTGCCACCCACAACCAGCCCAAGCGGTTTTCGGGATTGTTCCCATCACCGTTGTTTTGACTCCAGCTGGTTTCATCCACATTCACCTGGTCACTGGCCATGACATAGGCTCGGGCTTCATTGACCACCTGGCTGAGTTGCTGACTGACTCGTTGACGGATACGGTTAACCGTTCCCGTACTCAGGTGCACTTGCCACAAGTCTGCCATCAGTGTTTTGACTTGATTGTGGCTGAGACGATAGGCTCCACTCAACAGTGCTACTAGACTTTGGAGACGCTCTCCATAACCACTGGGGTTAACCTCTTCGGGCAATTGGGCACGAGTGGTTTGACCGCAGCACTGACAGGTCAAGGCGTGAAGTCGATGTTCGCTCACCACTGGCTCGACTGGGGGAATTTCTACAATCTGATGCCGGTACGGCTGGGGGTCTTCTCCTGTTAAGGGTGCTTGGCAATGCTTGCAAGTCTCGGGTTGATGCTCAATGATCTCGCTGCACTGACTCGGTTCGTATAAGTCTCGTCCAAATCCTTTGTGTCCTTTTTGCCCTCCCCGTTTACGTCCGCTTCCTTTGTCTTTCTTCTCGGCTTTGGCTTGGGGAGGTTGTTTTGAGGGGGGGATGGAACTGTTTGAGGCGTTGAGTCCCAGACGTTCTTCGATAGCGGCGATCCGTTGCTCAAGATTGCTCACCAACTTTTTCACGCTTTCTGGGGTCTTTTCCCAGTCGGCGCGAGGAATCTTGATGCCGCCTATCGTTATACTCTCTTCCATGTCCCCCAGTTTACACCATACCCCCCTGAATGGCTACGGATAATCGAAGGGTAAAATGGGTATTAGACAATAATCTTTTGCCGTTTTTTGCAGTCCTTCGTAGGCGATAACTTGTTGCTCAACTGTTTTCGCTTGGGACAGAAAATTGAGTCTTCCTCTAATTTGTTCTTCATAAGTGATGACAGTGACGGCAATTCGAATCTTCTCAACGGTTGCTATTTTTGCCAAAATTCGTTGACCGGGTTCACCATTGCGTTGAATGAGACTCAGATGATCAGTATCGAGAATATACATCAGATTTTGCTGACTTTATTCAGCCGTTTTGCGCCATTCTTGTCCGAGTTGAATCACCGATTCAAAGGTGGGATCATTGGCGTGACTTCCAGCAATGCGTTCCCACCAGGGCTGTTGTGGGGAGGTGACGGTGGCTAAGACTTGTTTAATTTGAGTGAGTTCGATTTCCAAGCTGGTGACTCGTGCTTCGATTTCCTGGGGTTGATTTTGAGTGGATGGCTGGGTCATCGTTCGGTTTGAGTTTTGAGGTAATTGGAGTGAGCCGCCGGAAAAGAAACCGGGTTTCTAGCCGCATCTTGATTCCTTCACCAAGATTTAACAAAGAAACCCGGTTTCTGAGAGTTGAGCATGGGGAAATATATGAAATTAACCTACGAGGTGTTTCCCTCTTCCGAACTTACCCTAGCTAGCCCAGTGAGACGAAGTCACTGGCACTGAGATTCGCGACCCCGGAGAGTGTTGCCAGCAGTTCGCCGCTGAAGCTAATGGTCGTACTACTGTCGCTAACTTCCAGGGTTAGGGCGTCAAAGGTCAACGGTTGAGAGAGTCCGATTTTGTCTGTACCGACGGTGAAGTCGGTAATGAGGTCGGAACCCGGCACATCGCGGAGGATGAAGGTGTTTGCACCTGCACCGCCAGTGAGGGTATCGTTACCGAAGTCACCGGAGAGGGTGTCATCGCCATCGCCGCCGAAAAGGATGTCGTCGTCCTGACCGCCGAAAAGGATGTCGTTGCCTGGGCCGCCGAAGAGGGTATCATTGCCAGTGTTTCCGAAGATGATGTCGTTGCCATCGCCGCCGTCGAGGATGTCGTTACCGTCGCCGCCTGCGAGGATATCGTCGCCATTGCCGCCGTTGATGATATCGTTGCCGGCATTTCCGATGATGGTGTCATTGCCGTTGGTGCCTGCGATCGTGTCGTCGCCTTCGGTTCCGAAGATGATGTCGTTGCTGCCACCGCTGGCGATCGTGTCGTCGCCTTCGGTTCCGTTGACGACATCGTTGCCGCGATTATTGTCGCTAGCGGTGAAGAAGTTTAGGGTGTAGTTAACACTATTGGCATCGAGTCTCGACCCAACCCGAACAAAGTATGTACCAGGTTCCAGAGTCTCGTTAATCGAACCTGGACGGTCTTGGTTTGCATCTCCAGTCTTTAACATCTCACCCCTGTCAACAACACCATTATTATTCAAGTCTTGGATCAGGGCAAAGCTAGTTGAACCCGTTGCATCCGATACCGTGATATTGACATCCTCTGTCCGATCTAACGTGAACTTATAGAAGTCAAATGGGTCTAGCGAAAAGGGGCCAACCGCATCAGAGAAAGATTCTCCGCCACGCAAAATTCCGATATCGAGTGCCGAAGGGATTGTATTTCCTGGGTCTGTAGCGAGAGTACCGAGTGACGTATTGTTCAAGGTGAACGTGTAGCGGGTTTCAGTTTCTCGTAGTACAGTTCCGAAACTTGTACGAATGAAGAAAGTTCCTGCCCCCAAGTCAACTGTGGTAGAAACACCTTCCACGCTACCTTGTTTACTGACAATAATTTCGTCTGGAGCGTCAACTAATCCATTGTTATTTGCATCAGAAACAATGCTGAGGCGAGGAAAGCCACTGGTGCTATCCACTTGAAACGTAGCAATCAAGCTACCACTTCGATCCAGATCGATTCGATAAAAATTTGTATCAGTTGGACTAGGCTGTCGATTCCCGATGATAGAGGAGTTAATTGTGACTGGCCCGCTCAGATCACCGAGCGGAATTGCGGTGGCAATGGTATTATTAGTCATGAGAAACTTTTCTTACTCAAAAAGTAAGCTGAATGGTTTTGTAACCGAACATAACCGAACGCAATACTACAGCTCGAAAAACCAAACATCTCCGTGTCAAAAAAAAATAAAAAGCTCTTACCCCACAAAGGGTAAGGGATTTTTAATATTCTGAATAATTCCAAAAAGCCACGGGTGGCTACAGAGATTTTTTCCTGACACGGCGACCGAGTTCTACCAATGCCGATCTCGGGTCGCCATCACTTGAGTACGTAAAATCTACGTAAAAACACGGTAACACACTTTTTCCGGATTGACTGAAAAAAGTTGAGTCGGAGAGGCTGAGTGTGTTGCGACAAGACAGTTGAGGCGTCTGGGGAGAAAAAATAGGAACCAGGGTTCTAAGCTTTAACCCGCCTAAAAAATGGCGAATCAAACGATACTTTATAACTTCATGAAACAGCTATTTTTAGAGTGTTAAGTTGATAAGAGTCAACCAAATGATTGACCGATCATCGACCCATGACGATGTGAAAAAACGAGAAAGACCCGAATCCGTCGCCGGAAAATGTGCTGTCGATTCAGGAGCCGATTGAGGAATTGTCGATTATCCATGGTATAACCAGGGGAGTTTTTAGGATTTGTGAGGCAAGACGGGAATCGTGGCGATCGTCTCCGACATCTCCTGCCAGATTGAGGTCATCCCCGCCCATAAGGATGCCCCCGCCCGCCCCGATGACTATTGGTTCCCCTACATCATCAAAGCCCGCCACAAGACCCACATTAAACTCAACGTCCACCCTTACGTTAGGCGGTGTGCGAGAGTTGGGCGATGTTGGAAAAAAACGGGCTTTCTGAGAGTTAGGCATGGGGTAAAATTGGGGTCATAGTCCCCTACCTGGTGCGCCACTATGGATGAACGGGGTGTTTATGCGGGTGTGGAGTTGGTGGCGGCACAGTTCCAGCCTTGGCTGAGGGAAATTATGAACCCAGCAGTTTCACTTGAGATAATTGTCCTAGCTTGACATCAAACGATGAGGTTTCATCACAGCCAGACCGTTGATTCAGGCGAACAATCAAATAATCAGAAAAATCAGCATTTCCTGACTTCATTTGATGAATTGCCCAAGCTATATCATCGGGATTTTCAAATCTAAAAATATTTGTATTTAAGAGACTTTCCAGGATGGTAATGAGTTGGTCTCGACTAATTTTATACCGACTTCGTAATACCCAAACCACTTCACAGAGGACAATATTATTAATCAAGCAGAGTTGATGATTTTCCAGGGCTTTATTTATGTATTGATCCGCTTGCAGCCATTGTGCTTCGTCGTCTCGAACTAGAAAACGAACGATTACATTAGTATCCAAACCTTTCACATGGATTCCCCCGCCCCTTCAACAATAGCTTGTTCCATTTCCGCTAGAGAAACAGATTTTCTGTCTGGGTCGTAGAGGCAACCAGATAAGGTACGGACATCAATTTGAGCGGCTGTTGGGGCGGGTTCTAAATAGACTTTACCATCGGGAGAAATGGCGATATTAATGGGGTCGCCCGGTTTTAAGTTCAGCCAGTCGATAATTTCTGGAGGAATGGTGGCGGTTCCAGTAGCGGTGATTCGGGTCAGTGCCATAAGGGAGTGATTTAATGGGTTGGATATTGTCTATTTTAGAAAACTGTAGCCCAATTGTGCAGTGCAAATCTCTAAAACAGCGGGTGGGGTCAAAAAAACCGGGTTTCTAGCCGCATCTTGATTCCTTGACCAAGATTTAACAAAGAAACCGGGTTTCTGAGGGTTGGGCATGGGGTAAAATTGGGGTCATAGTCCCCTACCTGGTGCACGGCGATGGATGAACAACGAGTGCAGGCGTATCTCTCCCTGATTCAAGAACTCCTGGAATGTCCCAGTGGGGAGGAACCGCAAATCCTCAGCCAGTCCCTTGAGTTGCTGGATGGGGGGTTTGTGCAGGTGTGCGAGCAGGTGGCGGCACAGTTGCAGGAGGCGGGACAGGAAAATCAGGCGCAGTTTTTGCGGGATGTGGCGCAACAGGTGGGGGCGTTTTTGGTCGGAGAGGGGACTGGTGGAAATCAGCCAACGCCCCAGATGCGAAACGCGACGCCTATTTTAGAAACCTTACAGCAGTTCATTGTTGCAGATACCTGGCCCGAATCTCAGGCGTATTTGACACAGCACCCAGAGCTATTGGGGGATGAAGTCGATGCACTGTTGGGCCAGTTAATCGAGATGGCGGCGGGAGAGGAACAGGAAAGACGAGTATTGCAGGAGCATCGGGAATTGTTGCAGCGATGTCGAGAAATTGGCATTGAGCCGGGGTTTGAGGAAAAAATAGGGCAAATCAGGGCGGAGCGAATACGGTCAGCCAGGGCAGAATTGCCGTCGGAACTGAGGGAACTTGTGGAAGACCCAGAACTGAGAGAACTTTTGGAAAACCCACAACTGAGAGAACTTCTGGAAAACCCACAACTGGCAGGGTTGATACAAGATATTTTTGGGGCATTGCAGGAGAGTGGCACTGCACCGGATGACCTAGAAACAGTATTACGCAGTCGTCCAGAGTTGATGGGGCGCGTGGCAGAGATGGCGATGGGGGGGACGGGGTTAGGAAACCTGCTCAATGCCGAGAACTCTGGGGATGCCTTGACTCAATTTTGGCGGCAACTGCTGCAAGCACGAATGCAGGGCGGCACAACAGCAGTCCATCAGGTGATGCGGCAAAATATGGAGTTGATTGTTCCCAACCTGGGGGATACTATTGCCCAGTTTGTGCAAGGATATCTCGCTCAGAATCCCGACCAAGCCGAAGGAATGGCAGGCTTAGTTGAAAATACCTGCAACAGTATTCAACAATTTCCCTATGGTCGGTATGGTGAAGCGTTAGAGATTGCTATTCGCGGCTATGGGGTGGTGTTAGAACTGCGGGCGGATAACCCCGAAAAACAGGCGCAAACCCTGACTAACCTCGGTTCTGCCCGCCTCACCCAAGCCGAGATGGGCATCAACCCGGCCGCCAATCTCGAAGCTGCCATCGCCGCCCACGATAAAGCCGCAGGGATTATGCGGCGGTTGGGGTTAGACAAAGACCTCTCCTGGACCCTGACTAACCTCGGTTCTGCCCGCGTCACCCAAGCCGAGATGGGCATCAACCCCGCCGCCAATCTCGAAGCTGCCATCGCCGCCTACGATGAAGCCGCAGAGATTCGGCGGCGGTTGGAGTTAGACAAAGACCTCTCCTCTACCCTGACGGGCCTCGGAGTTGCCCGCGTCACCCAAGCCGAGATGGGCATCAACCCCGCCGCCAATCTCGAAGCTGCCATCGCCGCCTACGATGAAGCGGCAGAGATTATGCGGCGGTTGGGGTTAGACAAAGACCTCTCCTCTACCCTGACTAACCTCGGAAATGCCCGCCTCACCCAAGCCGAGATGGGCATCAACCCGGCCGCTAATCTCGATAGTGCGATCGCCGCCTACGATGAAGCGGCAGAGATTCGGCGGCGGTTGGAGTTAGACAAAGACCTCTCCACTACCCTGACTAACCTCGGAGTTGCCCGCAGCAGCCAAGCCGAGATGGGCATCAACCCGGCCGCCAATCTCGATAGTGCGATCGCCGCCTACGATGAAGCGGCAGAGATTCGGCGGCGGTTGGAGTTAGACAAAGACCTCTCCAGAACCCTGACTAACCTCGGTTCTGCCCGCAGCAGCCAAGCCGAGATGGGCATCAACCCGGCCGCCAATCTCGAAGCTGCCATCGCCGCCTACGATGAAGCGGCAGGGATTATGCGGCGGTTGGGGTTAGACAAAGACCTCTCCTCTACCCTGACGGGCCTCGGAGTTGCCCGCCTCACCCAAGCCGAGATGGGCATCAACCCGGCCGCCAATCTCGAAGCTGCCATCGCCGCCTACGATGAAGCGGCAGGGATTATGCGGCGGTTGGGGTTAGACAAAGACCTCTCCAGA contains these protein-coding regions:
- a CDS encoding AbrB/MazE/SpoVT family DNA-binding domain-containing protein produces the protein MALTRITATGTATIPPEIIDWLNLKPGDPINIAISPDGKVYLEPAPTAAQIDVRTLSGCLYDPDRKSVSLAEMEQAIVEGAGESM
- a CDS encoding IS66 family transposase → MEESITIGGIKIPRADWEKTPESVKKLVSNLEQRIAAIEERLGLNASNSSIPPSKQPPQAKAEKKDKGSGRKRGGQKGHKGFGRDLYEPSQCSEIIEHQPETCKHCQAPLTGEDPQPYRHQIVEIPPVEPVVSEHRLHALTCQCCGQTTRAQLPEEVNPSGYGERLQSLVALLSGAYRLSHNQVKTLMADLWQVHLSTGTVNRIRQRVSQQLSQVVNEARAYVMASDQVNVDETSWSQNNGDGNNPENRLGWLWVAVACQVAVYQVSLSRSRGSLEALLGKNFAGVVTSDRYGVYKQYPVEQRQVCWAHLIRDLQRIAQRRGVSKEIGEALLKQAQRLFRWWHRVRDGTLSRELFEAAVARLRQRVHQLLTEAASLCDSSREQTPLARTARTCQEILKVEPALWTFVEVESVEPTNNAAERALRTAVIWRDLSYGSWSRAGSEFVERLLTVVTSLRLQERPLLEFLIQVLRSEPVSLLPLPPE
- a CDS encoding type II toxin-antitoxin system VapC family toxin, translating into MKGLDTNVIVRFLVRDDEAQWLQADQYINKALENHQLCLINNIVLCEVVWVLRSRYKISRDQLITILESLLNTNIFRFENPDDIAWAIHQMKSGNADFSDYLIVRLNQRSGCDETSSFDVKLGQLSQVKLLGS
- a CDS encoding UPF0175 family protein is translated as MQAINIQIPIELIEQGETAVLEKIAIQLYENQIFTFGQARRLLNYSVWEFQKLLGENHVVRQYDQEDLAEDIEGIKSGLWDG
- the secA gene encoding preprotein translocase subunit SecA codes for the protein MLKRLFGDPNTRKLKKIEPLVADVKVLEPDIQPLTDEELVAKTAEFRETLSKARSREEEDEILDEILPEAFAVVREASRRVLGMRHFDVQVLGGIVLHSGEIAEMKTGEGKTLVSTLPAYLNAISGKGVHVVTVNDYLARRDAEWMGQVHRFLGLSVGLIQQGMTPDERRKNYNCDITYCTNSELGFDYLRDNMATSIEEVVQRPFNYCVIDEVDSVLIDEARTPLIISGQVERPSEKYRRAAEVAAQLMRGTEDEPQDYEVDEKARNVLLSDEGFARAEELLGMTDLYDPEDPWAHYIFNAVKAKELFVKDVNYIIRDGDVVIVDEFTGRVMPGRRWSDGLHQAIEAKEHLEIQPETQTLATITYQNFFLLYPKLAGMTGTAKTEESEFEKIYKLRVTVIPTNRPLLRRDLADVVYKTEPAKWEAVAKECAEKHEAGRPVLVGTTSVEKSEVLSKLLSQLQVPHNLLNAKPENVERESEIVAQAGRGGTVTIATNMAGRGTDIILGGNADYMARLKLREYFMPRLVKPEDESSFAQPKALASRSRSKGKGFDTVAKPKTWKASPQIFPVELTPELEKQLKEMVDNAVKTYGERSLPELDAEERIAIAAEKAPTDDEVVAQLRDVYKNLLKHYESYTEKEHDAVIERGGLHVIGTERHESRRVDNQLRGRAGRQGDPGSTRFFLSLEDNLLRIFGGDRVAGLMNAFRVEEDMPIESGMLTRSLEGAQRKVETYYYDIRKQVFEYDEVMNNQRRAIYAERRRVLEGQNLKQRVIEYAEMTMDDIVDAYINPELPSEEWNLDKLVDKVKQFVYLLEELQPSQLEDMAVDEIKTFLHEQVHIAYDMKESQVDKIQAGLMRQAERFFILQRIDTLWREHLQQMDALRESVSLRGYGQKDPLIEYKSEGYELFLEMMIDIRRDVVYSLFQFQPQVQQTTVNS